The DNA sequence GCATCAATTTCCAGCGTACAACCTCTCTTTTAACTTGATGAACCACCGCTTCCGGTTTTTGATCATTAACTTCGCGCGCCATTTTTAAAAGGGCTGTATGCTCAGGAAAAGTCTCAATTAAAAACCACGGATCAACTGCTATGCAATGACCGCCAACGCCGCACGATGGGTTAAGAATAGAAACGCGCGGATGTTTATTTGCAAGTTCGATTACTTCAAACGGATTAAGATTCATTGAATATGCCATTCCAGCAACTTGATTTGCAAAAGCGATTTGCACATCACGTGAACTGTTCTCCACTAATTTTACCATTTCAGCTGTCGCAGCGTTCGTTAAATAAAGCGGCCCGACTACAAATTTTTTATAAAATTGTTTTGAAGTTTCGATCGATTCAGGATTAATGCCGCCAATAATGCGCGCATTCGAAACCAATTCTCTAAAAATATTTCCTGGTAACACACGCTCAGGGCAATGCGAAACAAAAAAATCTACGCCAGCTTGCAAACCCGATTGTTGACTCAGCAAACGGGCTAACCGATCGGTTGTACCAACCGGAACGGTAGATTCTAAAATTACCGTATCACCTTTTTTGAGTACCGACGCAATGTTAGATCCCGCACTCCACACATAATTTACATCGGCCGTTTTATCTTCATGAAATGGAGTCGGCACCGCTATAATAAAACAATCGGCTTGTTCTATAGTTGCGGTTGCGCGAAACAAACCACTTTTAAGCGCCGCGCCCAATTTTTCAAAAATTTCTGGCTCTTCAATAACCGGATCGTAATTATTTATACGCTCCACTCGCTGCACATCGATATCATATCCAACCACTTGAAATCCGGCTTGCGCCGCAACGATAGAAGTTGGCAGGCCAATATAACCTAACCCAACAACACATATTTTTTTCATTCTCTTCCTTTTAAATCTGAGTATGCGCAAGCACATGCATCGATTGATTCTTCCCACCCTGAGGAGCAAAGTTCTCAAGGGCTGAAACCATTTTTTCAGCTGCATGCCCATCGCCATAAATAGTTTGCATGGTCGATGAGTTGTGTGCCTGGGAAATCATTTTTTTTATGGCTTCAAAAATATTTTCGTACTGAGTGCCAATGAGCGTAGCAAGCCCTGCCCAAACCGCTT is a window from the Candidatus Babeliales bacterium genome containing:
- a CDS encoding nucleotide sugar dehydrogenase translates to MKKICVVGLGYIGLPTSIVAAQAGFQVVGYDIDVQRVERINNYDPVIEEPEIFEKLGAALKSGLFRATATIEQADCFIIAVPTPFHEDKTADVNYVWSAGSNIASVLKKGDTVILESTVPVGTTDRLARLLSQQSGLQAGVDFFVSHCPERVLPGNIFRELVSNARIIGGINPESIETSKQFYKKFVVGPLYLTNAATAEMVKLVENSSRDVQIAFANQVAGMAYSMNLNPFEVIELANKHPRVSILNPSCGVGGHCIAVDPWFLIETFPEHTALLKMAREVNDQKPEAVVHQVKREVVRWKLMHQRPCKVLILGLSYKPDIDDMRESPAVHIAEALAKEQLELMICEPHISPSSVTKLINAQVVTLAQGLGQADIVLCLVKHRIFKSIDKETLASKIVLDTCGLFYEPHKEQGQEQMYWPASNAFYRMYGKDGL